One Mycolicibacterium rufum genomic window, TGCGTCGAGGATGCCGGCGGGCAGCGCCTTGGCCGCCAGCTCGTCGAGGGAGTCGACGCCGATGGTGGTGAGCAGCGTGGCGACGGCGTCAGCGTCGGGGCCGATGTGGCGGTCGACGAAGGCGAGCTCGGTGGGGGTGGGCTGATCAGACACGAAGGACGTCTCCCGACGTTCGGGCGCGAGGAGCGCACGCGGAGCGGCTCCTCCCCCTCTGTCGTCGGCCCGGTCCGGGCGGCCTGAGAGATTCGGCCACCCCGACGCCGGTCAGGATGCCCTTTCCCCATGGGCGGGTGCGGTGCACCACTTTCCAGAGGCATCGGGGCCTGTCGCGGTCCGGGGTGCCTGAGAGGTTGACGGAGAGGTGTTGCTCCTTCGGCGTCCGTGGCTGGCGGCCACGGAACTCTCCCGCGAGAGGGCGATGCGGGCCCCAGTCTACCGGCCGGGATCCGCGGTCGCCCGATCAGCCGATCTTGCGGTCGCGGTGCTTGCGCCGCGACGCCAGTTCGTCCTCCGGCGCCGAGATCGATTCGCCGCCGTCGGCACGCTCGCCGGGGAAATCGGCGATCGCGCCGGTCAGTTCGCGCATCGCCCCGGAGACCGCGATGCCGAACACGCCCTGGCCGCCCTGCAGCAGGTCCACCACTTCCTCGGCCGAGGTGCACTCGTAGACCGTGGTGCCGTCGGAGAACAGCGTGATGTTGGCCAGGTCGGAGACGCCGCGCTGACGCAGATGGTCGACCGCGACGCGGATGTTGTGCAGCGAGATGCCGGTGTCGAGGAGACGCTTGACGATCTTGAGGACCAGGATGTCCTTGAAGGAGTACAGCCGCTGGCTGCCCGACCCCGCAGCGCCCCGGATCGAGGGCACCACCAGTGAGGTCCTGGCCCAGTAGTCGAGCTGCCGGTAGGTGATGCCGGCGATCTGGCAGGCGCTCGGCCCGCGGTAGCCCACCAGCTCGTCGGGCACCGAGTCATCGGGGAACAGACCCGCCTGCACCGGTTCGGCGACTCGGGGAAGCGGGTCCGCCTGCGGGGCGCCGGTGTTCAGGTCCAGTTGCTCCTGGCGGGGCGTGTCTCCCACTTGTCGAATCCTCTCGCCGATCGAACTCGCGTCGCCTGACCTGCGTGGGCGCACGTTATCCCAGCCCGAACCTCGTTCGAGCATACGCTTGGGGGCCGGTCTTGACTGCCCGTCGGGACCAAGTATGGCTGCCCGTCGGGGCGACGCCGGAAACCCGCCCCGCGTGTCGAGGACGACGAGACGCATCCGTGACCAAGACGCGCTACACGGCCGTGCTACGTCGCCTTGAAGTCGTCCGGGGAGACGCTGTCGAGGAACTCTTTGAACTTCTCCACCTCGTCCTCGCGCACAGCGCCGGTGGCCTCGTCGTCGTTCTCGTCGGGGATCAGCAGCCCGGCCTCGGCGAGCACCGCCTCCTCGACGTAGATCGGCACGCCGACCCGCAGCGCGATGGCCACCGAATCCGAGGGCCGGGCGGAGACCTTGATGTCGCGGTCGAAGATCAGGTCGGCGTAGAAGGTGCCCTCCTGCAGATCGACGATGCGCACTTCCTTGAGTGAATGACCAAGGGCGGCAATGACATCGCGGAACAGGTCGTGGGTCAGCGGCCGGGCCGGCTCGACCCCCTGCTGTTCCAGGGCGATGGCCGCGGCCTCGGACTGCCCGATCCAGATCGGCAGATAGCGGTCGCCGTTGGACTCGCGCAGCAACAGGACGGGCTGGTTCTGCGGCTGTTCCACGCGGATTCCGACGACGCGAACCTCACCCATCTGTGCCTGCCCTCCGCACCGGTGTTGCCCTGTTCCGTCCGGCCCTGTCGACGGCCCGGACGCGACGGTGACGCCGTCGGATCGAGTCTAGTCCTCAGCGATCGAGAACGTCGCGTACGGCCGACTTGATCAATGACGTGTGCAGCGTGATCGCCAGCGCCGCGACTTCGCGCGCGAGGTCGTCGGCGCGGTCGCGCGCACCGGCCTTGCCCGCCTTGACGACCGGGCCGGCGATCTGGGCGATCAGATCGGACTGCCGGTCGGCCGCGGACCGGAACGCCCGCAGGTGCCGCGGTTCGACGCCGTAGTCGGCCAGCGCGCGGGCGCACTGGGCGATGACGACCGAGTGCTCGTCGAAGAACACGGTGCCCGCACCCTTGAAGATCGGGGTGATGATGCCGCCCTTGACCAGAGAGTTGAGCAACTCCTCGTCGACGCCGGAGCGTTCCAGCAGCGCCTCCCGGCTGAGCCGGGCCTGGGCCGGTGCGCTCGGCAGCACCGCGCCGGCGTCGGCGGCGTCGTCACGTCTGCCCACCGGCACCAACCGGGTCGCGTAGGCCGAACCGCTCTGCGGCAGTTCACCGTCGGGAAGGGCGTCGAGTTGCGCCTTGATCACCTTGAGCGGCAGGTAGTGATCCCGCTGCGCGGTGAGGATGAACCGCAGCCGGGCGCAGTCGTAGGCGGTGAACCGCCGGTAGCCCGACGCGGTGCGCTGCGGGGTCACCAGCCCCTCGGCCTCCAGGAACCGGATCTTGGAGATCGTGACGTCGGGGAACTCGGAGCGCAGCGTGTCCAGCACGACCCCGATGGACATCCCGGCCAAGGCCGAGGTCTCGGGTTGGGTCATCGCAGATCGCCGCCGCGGTCGGGTGGTCGGTTACTCGGACGCGCCGTCGTCGCCCTTGGGTCCGGTCAGGAACACCAGGCGGAACTTGCCGATCTGCACCTCGTCGCCGTTGGCCAGCACGGCGGAGTCAACGGGCTCCCGGTTGACGTAGGTGCCGTTGAGGCTGCCCACGTCGACGACCTGGAACTCGCCGCCCTCGAGGCGGAACTCCGCGTGCCGACGGCTCACGGTGACGTCGTCGAGGAAGATGTCACTGTCGGGATGGCGGCCCGCCGAGGTGGTGGGCTGGTCCAACAGGAAGCGCGACCCCGCGTTGGGTCCCCTCTTGACCACCAGCAACGCCGACCCCACCGGCAGTCCTTCGACGCCGGACACCGCGCTCTCGCCGCCCGCCGCGGGCGGAGCGTCGAGCTCGTTGAGGAAGTCGGCGCGGAAGACCGATGTCGTTTCCACGGTGACTTCGTCAGAGTCGGCCCCCGAGTTGAAGTCTTTTTCCGTCACCCGCTGCTCCTCACTGGCTGCTGTGGCGGTATCCGGCCGGGACATCCAGCCGTCGCGCCGCTGGTGTCGACCGTACCGTGCAGTGGACCGCGTTGTGTCCACCACGGCCGGATCCGCATCCTGGTCGCACCGACCCTAACAACACCTACTCGGTCACGTGGGCGCGGTAGCCCTCCGCGTCGAGCAGAGAGGCCAGCGCGGCCTGCAGCGCGTCGCCGTCGGCCTGGAGTTCGACCAGCCAGCCCTCGCCGTACGGATCGGAGTTGACCAGCTGCGGATTGGACTCCAGATCACCATTGACCGCAACGACTTTCGCGGTGACGGGGGCGTAGAGATCAGAGACCGACTTCGTCGACTCGACTTCGCCGAAGGACTCCCCCGCGCTGAGCTCGGTCCCCACGTCGGGCAACTGGACGAACACCACGTCGCCGAGCGCGGACTGCGCGAAGTCGGTGATGCCGACGCGCACCGTGTCGTCGCCCTTCTGCGCCACCCACTCGTGTTCGGCGGTGTAGGACAGGTCGGCGGGAATCTCGGTCACGGTGCTCCTTGGTTCTCGTGCGACCTGACGGTCACGTCACTTGACGGGCTGAGCGTATTGGCGCGGTTTCGGTTGCCGCAAGGCGGTCACGTCGACCCGGTCGGATTGTTGCACCACCATCGTCCCGCCCACGCGTTCGATGCTGTCCATGGCTCCGCCGGGGATATTCATCGCCGCCGCCAGTGTCGGCGGATCACCAATGGCGACAACCGAATACGCAGGGTTCAGGGTGGTGGAGTCGACGACCAGCGCTCCCGGGGGGCCGACCACCCAGGTGTCCACGCCGACGCGCACCGACGTCTGACCGCCGCGGATCTCCATCGCCTCGGCCCCGGCGGCGCGCAGCTCGTTGATCACATCGAGCATCGTCTCGGCGGCCACGCCCGGTGCGGGGTCGGTGATGGTCAGCGTCACGCCCGGGCCGGTCGCGGCCACGGTGCCGATCAGGATCGACAGCGCGGCCAGCCGCGCCCGGGCGTTCTCGATGGCCGCCTGGTCACTGCTGCCCGAGGCCTGCAGCTCGGCCAGCAAGCGCTGCAGGTCGGCCACCTCGGAGTTCAGCGCGGCCTCGCGCTGCTGCAGGGAGTCCAGCAGCACCAGCAGGTCGGCCGGGCGGGCGGTCTCCAGCGAATCGCCGGAATCGGTCTGGCGCACCTGCGTGGCGATCGCGATACCGAGCACCAGGCACAGCAGCACCGCCAGCACCCCGAACACGCGGCGCCCGCGCGGGGCGGGGTCGGCGTCGGGTGGCAGCTCGTGGCGGCCGTGCTCGTCGCTCATCTCACGCGCCGAACAGCCTCCGCCGCAGCGCCGCGGCGTTGCCGAAGATCCGGATACCGAGCACCACGATGATCGCGGTGCTCAGCTGCGTGCCGACGCCGAGCTGGTCCCCGACGTACACGATGAGCGCGGCCACCAGCACGTTGAAGACGAACGACACCACGAACACCTTGGCGTCGAAGATCTTCTCCAGGTAGGCGCGCAGACCGCCGAACACCGCGTCCAGCGCGGCGACCACGGCGATCGGCAGGTAGGGCTGGATCACCTCGGGCACGCTGGGGTGGAACACCACCCCGATCACGATGCCGACGACGAGCGCGACGATGCCGATCACCCGGACACCCCTCTCACTTCGGCCCCATCTCCTCGGCGAAATTGAGGTCCCGCACCGAGCCGGCGGGCAGCGTGAGCCCCTCCCCGGCGGCCACGCTCAC contains:
- the garA gene encoding glycogen accumulation regulator GarA: MTEKDFNSGADSDEVTVETTSVFRADFLNELDAPPAAGGESAVSGVEGLPVGSALLVVKRGPNAGSRFLLDQPTTSAGRHPDSDIFLDDVTVSRRHAEFRLEGGEFQVVDVGSLNGTYVNREPVDSAVLANGDEVQIGKFRLVFLTGPKGDDGASE
- a CDS encoding small basic family protein; translated protein: MIGIVALVVGIVIGVVFHPSVPEVIQPYLPIAVVAALDAVFGGLRAYLEKIFDAKVFVVSFVFNVLVAALIVYVGDQLGVGTQLSTAIIVVLGIRIFGNAAALRRRLFGA
- a CDS encoding bifunctional nuclease family protein encodes the protein MGEVRVVGIRVEQPQNQPVLLLRESNGDRYLPIWIGQSEAAAIALEQQGVEPARPLTHDLFRDVIAALGHSLKEVRIVDLQEGTFYADLIFDRDIKVSARPSDSVAIALRVGVPIYVEEAVLAEAGLLIPDENDDEATGAVREDEVEKFKEFLDSVSPDDFKAT
- a CDS encoding DUF881 domain-containing protein yields the protein MSDEHGRHELPPDADPAPRGRRVFGVLAVLLCLVLGIAIATQVRQTDSGDSLETARPADLLVLLDSLQQREAALNSEVADLQRLLAELQASGSSDQAAIENARARLAALSILIGTVAATGPGVTLTITDPAPGVAAETMLDVINELRAAGAEAMEIRGGQTSVRVGVDTWVVGPPGALVVDSTTLNPAYSVVAIGDPPTLAAAMNIPGGAMDSIERVGGTMVVQQSDRVDVTALRQPKPRQYAQPVK
- the gcvH gene encoding glycine cleavage system protein GcvH; protein product: MTEIPADLSYTAEHEWVAQKGDDTVRVGITDFAQSALGDVVFVQLPDVGTELSAGESFGEVESTKSVSDLYAPVTAKVVAVNGDLESNPQLVNSDPYGEGWLVELQADGDALQAALASLLDAEGYRAHVTE
- a CDS encoding MerR family transcriptional regulator — its product is MGDTPRQEQLDLNTGAPQADPLPRVAEPVQAGLFPDDSVPDELVGYRGPSACQIAGITYRQLDYWARTSLVVPSIRGAAGSGSQRLYSFKDILVLKIVKRLLDTGISLHNIRVAVDHLRQRGVSDLANITLFSDGTTVYECTSAEEVVDLLQGGQGVFGIAVSGAMRELTGAIADFPGERADGGESISAPEDELASRRKHRDRKIG
- the ftsR gene encoding transcriptional regulator FtsR, which codes for MTQPETSALAGMSIGVVLDTLRSEFPDVTISKIRFLEAEGLVTPQRTASGYRRFTAYDCARLRFILTAQRDHYLPLKVIKAQLDALPDGELPQSGSAYATRLVPVGRRDDAADAGAVLPSAPAQARLSREALLERSGVDEELLNSLVKGGIITPIFKGAGTVFFDEHSVVIAQCARALADYGVEPRHLRAFRSAADRQSDLIAQIAGPVVKAGKAGARDRADDLAREVAALAITLHTSLIKSAVRDVLDR